Genomic segment of uncultured Methanobrevibacter sp.:
TCATTGATTCTAGTGACTGCAGTGCTTGTTGTATTGCTTGTCTTTGGTAAAGGAAAGATTTTAGACAAGAACATTAATGCTGATATGAATGAAGGAGATGATGAATGATGGTTGAAGGAAAAAAATCTCCAAACTGGAATAAGAATGACAGCAGCCCTATATTGAAGATAATGACTCTACCAATAGCCATTATCATGATTGCTTTAGGTATCATGACCATTTTAGGAGGACATATAACTCCTGGTGGAGGTTTCCAAGGTGGAGCAATGATTGCAGGAGCAATCATTTTCTGTGTCATTGTTTATGGTGTAGACGGCACTCCATTGAAATTGTCTCATAGGTTCATTTCCACTTTAGAATCAATCGGTGCATTGGCTTATGTCTTGCTTGGTTTGGCAGGACTTGCATTAACCGGTTCATACCTTTACAATGTAGGTGGAAACCTTTATGGACAAGTGCCTCAAGCTATTGCAACATTATTCTCATATCCGGATTTGACCCATGCAGGAATCGTCCCTTACTTGAACATTGCAGTTGGACTCAAGG
This window contains:
- a CDS encoding MnhB domain-containing protein, whose product is MMVEGKKSPNWNKNDSSPILKIMTLPIAIIMIALGIMTILGGHITPGGGFQGGAMIAGAIIFCVIVYGVDGTPLKLSHRFISTLESIGALAYVLLGLAGLALTGSYLYNVGGNLYGQVPQAIATLFSYPDLTHAGIVPYLNIAVGLKVLVGLSAVVIAFSQFKKLAEEEE